From one Gossypium hirsutum isolate 1008001.06 chromosome D08, Gossypium_hirsutum_v2.1, whole genome shotgun sequence genomic stretch:
- the LOC107933579 gene encoding protein ABCI7, chloroplastic, which produces MAALTFIHQNLLHSTPKLTTSKPNLKPKRTKTKLSIQTIRESPQASFTDQFVLQLADSLEDSLPSSSSSSLPLQKLRDNSSETLLSTQWPSRKDESFRFTDTSFIKNSDINPISHPPNSLDLLEVSRDTQLESFNFVDGFLVDSSFSSSNLPDGVYVGSLSKLSSEGILKRVCELLGDFEWGDLFWSVNGLGAPDLMVVYVPEGCRVENPIYLKYIAVEGADKGSKKMPLSNPRVFVLVEKGGEVGIVEEFVGKVGSECYWTNSVLEVVVGEGGKVSHSYLQKQSLSAAHIKWTSVRQEKTSTYELVEVSTGGKLSRHNVHVQQLGSDTVTELTTFHLSVGDQTQDLHSRIVLDHPRGYSQQVHKCIVAHSSGQAVFDGNVKVNRYAQQTDAGQLTRSLLLEPRATVNVKPNLQIIADDVKCSHGAAISDLEDSQLFYFQARGIDLETAREALVFSFGAEVIDKLPYSFVQKQVKDHVKALLKSRRKGSS; this is translated from the exons ATGGCTGCCCTAACATTCATTCACCAAAATCTTCTTCACTCTACTCCGAAACTCACGACCTCAAAACCAAACCTTAAACCCAAAAGAACCAAAACCAAACTCTCTATCCAAACAATTAGAGAGTCTCCACAAGCTTCTTTTACTGATCAATTTGTTCTCCAATTAGCTGACTCATTAGAAGACTCtctcccttcttcttcttcttcttctttgccaCTTCAAAAGCTTAGAGACAACTCCTCTGAAACCCTTCTTTCAACTCAATGGCCCTCTCGGAAAGACGAGTCTTTTCGCTTCACAGATACGTCTTTTATCAAGAATTCAGATATAAACCCAATTTCTCACCCACCAAATTCCCTTGATTTATTGGAGGTTTCGAGAGATACCCAGTTGGAAAGTTTCAACTTCGTTGATGGGTTTCTCGTGGATTCTTCTTTTAGTTCATCAAATTTGCCTGATGGGGTATATGTAGGTAGCTTGTCAAAGTTATCTTCAGAGGGAATTCTCAAAAGGGTATGTGAACTTTTAGGTGATTTTGAATGGGGTGATTTATTTTGGTCTGTTAATGGATTGGGGGCACCTGATTTGATGGTTGTTTATGTGCCTGAAGGGTGTAGAGTTGAGAATCCTATTTATTTAAAGTACATTGCAGTTGAGGGAGCTGATAAGGGGTCTAAAAAGATGCCGCTTTCGAATCCGAGAGTGTTTGTCTTGGTTGAGAAAGGGGGGGAAGTCGGGATTGTTGAGGAGTTTGTTGGTAAAGTAGGGAGTGAGTGTTATTGGACTAATTCAGTCTTGGAGGTGGTGGTCGGAGAAGGTGGAAAAGTTAGCCACTCTTATTTGCAAAAGCAATCTTTGAGTGCTGCTCATATCAAGTGGACTTCAGTCCGGCAG GAAAAAACTAGTACCTATGAGCTTGTGGAGGTAAGCACAGGTGGAAAATTGAGCAGGCATAATGTCCATGTTCAACAATTGGGCTCTGATACAGTAACTGAGTTGACAACATTTCATTTGAGTGTTGGTGATCAAACTCAAGACCTACACAGTAGAATAGTTTTGGACCATCCACGAGGTTATTCTCAGCAAGTTCACAAATGTATCGTGGCTCATTCATCTGGGCAGGCAGTTTTTGATGGGAATGTGAAGGTGAACAG ATATGCACAACAAACGGATGCAGGGCAGCTAACTAGGAGCCTTCTTCTTGAACCTCGAGCAACTGTAAATGTTAAACCCAATCTCCAAATTATTGCTGATGATGTAAAGTGCTCGCATGGAGCTGCAATAAGTGACCTAGAAGACAGCCAACTCTTCTACTTTCAAGCACGAGGGATTGATTTGGAAACTGCTAGAGAGGCTCTTGTCTTTTCATTCGGGGCTGAGGTTATTGATAAGCTGCCCTATTCTTTTGTCCAAAAGCAAGTAAAAGACCATGTTAAAGCCTTGCTGAAATCCAGGAGGAAGGGCTCTTCATAA
- the LOC107933554 gene encoding beta-amyrin 11-oxidase-like: MVGQFSTIRHIEDVVITSLEELATMNRPIKFFNEMKTIALNVIAKVSLGSTQDSILWSMVKYYTELSPGILSMPINIPGFAFHRALKTKDELDERRRKTVAERKKGMMDLLMEVENEIGEKLEDEHIIDLLLLILFSGRETAAHTAMWVRLELDLEHTNINEEQQAIEKTILPESLTLTEIKEIEYLPKVIDESLRRNYFAFAIYRKVVADVNINS, encoded by the exons atggttggccaatttTCAACAATAAGGCATATTGAAGACGTTGTGATCACTTCATTGGAAGAGCTTGCTACCATGAACCGACCAATCAAGTTTTTCAATGAAATGAAGACGATTGCCTTAAATGTTATTGCAAAAGTTTCCCTGGGTTCCACTCAGGATTCCATTCTTTGGTCGATGGTGAAATATTACACAGAATTGTCTCCGGGTATTCTTTCCATGCCCATTAATATCCCTGGTTTTGCATTCCATCGAGCACTCAAG ACTAAAGATGAACTAGATGAAAGAAGACGGAAAACAGTAGCAGAGAGGAAGAAAGGAATGATGGATTTACTTATGGAAGTAGAAAACGAGATTGGAGAAAAGTTGGAGGATGAGCATATCATTGACTTATTGCTGCTGATATTGTTCTCGGGTCGTGAAACCGCAGCGCACACTGCAATGTGGGTCAGATTAGAATTGGATTTGGAGCACACAAATATAAAC GAAGAGCAACAGGCGATAGAGAAGACCATCCTCCCAGAAAGTCTCACCCTCACTGAAATCAAAGAAATAGAATATCTACCGAAG GTGATTGATGAGTCTTTGCGAAGAAACTATTTTGCATTCGCAATTTACCGGAAGGTGGTAGCTGATGTTAACATTAATAGTTAG
- the LOC107933555 gene encoding uncharacterized mitochondrial protein AtMg00820-like — protein MTRIKSLFKELDESYKVNVRLGDDNQIQVEGKGTVAISNDSHNRSKLDEKSMKCIFVGYYSQSKSYRLYNPLSGKLALAVSNPIYYEEVAEKEKWRKAMEEEMKAIEKNRTWEMVDLPKDKSAIGLKWVFKTNFAADGSLQKHKARLVVKGYAQQHGVDFEDTFFPVAQFETVRLVLALAVQL, from the exons ATGACGAGGATAAAATCTTTGTTCAAAGAGCTGGATGAGTCATACAAGGTAAATGTGAGACTTGGTGATGACAATCAGATACAAGTTGAGGGCAAAGGCACTGTGGCAATAAGCAATG ATTCACACAATCGAAGCAAGCTTGATGAAAAGTctatgaaatgcatctttgttgGTTATTACTCTCAATCCAAATCATATAGGCTTTACAATCCTTTAAGTGGCAAG CTTGCTCTCGCTGTTTCAAATCCTATATACTATGAAGAGGTTGCTGAAAAAGAAAAGTGGAGGAAGGCAATGGAGGAAGAGATGAAAGCTATTGAGAAGAATAGAACATGGGAAATGGTGGACTTACCGAAAGACAAAAGTGCAATTGGCTTGAAGTGGgtgtttaaaacaaattttgctGCTGATGGAAGCTTACAGAAACACAAAGCTCGTCTTGTAGTGAAAGGTTATGCACAACAACATGGTGTTGATTTCGAAGATACTTTTTTTCCGGTAGCTCAGTTTGAAACAGTGAGGCTTGTTCTAGCATTGGCTGTACAATTGTAA
- the LOC107933556 gene encoding uncharacterized protein → MAYQGTSKVVTVKLQTLRRDFETLQMKSGESVQDYLTRVAAVVNQMKSYGEQGSLQSHEARLNHTNEMSDEKEFQVMGEPSKQQDDSRKATYRRGYRGRGGRGRGRGAGHDEQRQMTEKQK, encoded by the exons ATGGCGTATCAAGGTACTTCAAAAGTTGTTACAGTGAAGCTTCAGACTCTTCGTCGTGACTTTGAGACATTACAAATGAAAAGTGGAGAATCCGTGCAAGATTATCTTACAAGGGTAGCAGCGGTTGTCAATCAAATGAAGTCCTATGGAGAGCAA GGATCTTTGCAGTCCCACGAAGCGAGATTGAACCACACAAATGAAATGTCTGACGAAAAGGAATTCCAAGTGATGGGGGAGCCTTCCAAGCAGCAAGACGATTCAAGAAAGGCCACATACAGAAGAGGTTATCGTGGTAGAGGAGGTCGAGGCAGAGGTAGAGGTGCTGGACATGATGAACAAAGGCAGATGACAGAAAAACAGAAGTAA
- the LOC121219878 gene encoding beta-amyrin 11-oxidase-like — protein MGIELLRSFVAIVAATYVILFGFLKKINEWYYVTMSEKKQNPLPPGHMGWPFIGNMWSFFKASNSQDPDSFIDNLVKRYGRTSIYRTHLFGSPSVIVCSQELCRKALTDDEHFSYGYPSSAIQLGGKKSLFGISNSEHRRLRRLIADPINGHQALALYISVGTLAPCKRREQYKEQRRKKQRTIYLLTNVQQGSN, from the exons ATGGGGATAGAATTGTTAAGGTCATTTGTGGCAATTGTGGCTGCAACATACGTTATTCTATTTGGTTTCTTAAAGAAAATAAACGAGTGGTACTATGTTACTATGTCGGAGAAGAAGCAAAACCCTTTGCCTCCCGGTCATATGGGATGGCCCTTCATCGGAAACATGTGGTCCTTCTTCAAGGCTTCCAATTCACAAGATCCCGATTCCTTCATCGACAACTTGGTTAAAAG GTATGGAAGAACAAGCATTTACAGAACCCATTTGTTTGGGAGTCCAAGCGTTATAGTTTGCAGTCAGGAACTTTGCAGGAAGGCGTTGACAGATGATGAACACTTTTCGTATGGCTACCCTTCATCGGCAATACAATTAGGAGGGAAAAAGTCGCTGTTTGGAATTTCAAATTCAGAGCACAGGCGTTTGCGTAGGTTAATAGCGGATCCCATCAATGGCCATCAAGCACTAGCTCTGTACATAAGTGTTGGAACATTGGCACCATGCAAAAGAAGAGAACAATACAAAGAACAAAGGAGGAAGAAACAAAGAAcaatttacttgctcacaaacgtgCAGCAAGGAAGCAATTGA